The following are from one region of the Endozoicomonas sp. 4G genome:
- the ugpC gene encoding sn-glycerol-3-phosphate ABC transporter ATP-binding protein UgpC → MAELKLVNLDKSYDDGKSFVLRNINLDINDGEFVAFVGPSGCGKSTLLRMICGLEEITSGDLSIEQERVNDMPPNERRVGMVFQSYALYPHMTVRENMAFGLKLAKVDKKAMNQRVEEAARILQLEPLLDRKPKAMSGGQRQRVAIGRSIVQEPRVFLFDEPLSNLDVALRVQMRQELARLHSRLKTTAIYVTHDQVEAMTLADKIVVLSPLAEGAESNLEQVGAPLELYHHPENLFVAGFIGSPKMNFFRGEIIATGAETTQVKLESGETIQACNNTAAATVGDKVTLGIRPQDVIGNSEENSVTGTINALERLGTETFVYLDHPAIEQAFTVRIEDHRRREQGESFKVGLPAESCHLFDARGQAFKRTRAPQFD, encoded by the coding sequence ATGGCTGAACTAAAACTGGTTAACCTCGACAAAAGCTACGACGACGGTAAAAGCTTTGTCCTGAGGAATATTAATCTCGACATAAACGACGGTGAGTTTGTTGCTTTCGTCGGCCCTTCCGGCTGCGGAAAGTCCACTCTGCTGAGAATGATCTGTGGTCTGGAAGAAATCACTTCCGGTGACCTGAGCATCGAGCAGGAACGAGTCAACGATATGCCTCCCAACGAGCGTCGTGTGGGCATGGTCTTCCAGTCTTATGCCCTGTATCCCCATATGACCGTCAGGGAAAACATGGCTTTTGGTCTGAAGCTGGCCAAGGTCGATAAAAAAGCGATGAATCAGCGTGTGGAAGAGGCCGCCCGTATCTTGCAACTGGAGCCACTGCTGGACAGAAAACCCAAGGCAATGTCCGGTGGCCAGCGTCAGCGTGTGGCCATTGGCCGCTCCATTGTTCAGGAACCACGGGTTTTCCTGTTCGACGAGCCACTGTCCAACCTCGATGTCGCGCTCAGGGTACAGATGCGTCAGGAACTGGCCAGACTGCACAGCCGCCTGAAAACCACAGCGATCTACGTCACCCACGACCAGGTGGAGGCCATGACGCTGGCCGACAAAATCGTAGTGCTGAGCCCGCTGGCAGAAGGAGCTGAAAGTAACCTTGAACAGGTTGGCGCCCCGCTGGAGCTTTATCATCATCCTGAAAACCTGTTTGTTGCCGGTTTTATCGGTTCCCCGAAAATGAACTTTTTCAGGGGTGAGATTATTGCCACCGGTGCAGAAACCACTCAGGTAAAACTGGAATCCGGTGAAACGATTCAAGCCTGTAATAACACCGCTGCTGCGACGGTTGGCGATAAGGTCACCCTGGGCATCCGGCCACAGGATGTTATAGGTAACAGTGAAGAAAATTCAGTGACTGGCACGATCAACGCTCTGGAAAGACTGGGAACCGAAACCTTTGTCTACCTCGATCACCCGGCTATTGAACAAGCCTTTACCGTTCGAATAGAAGACCATCGTCGTCGTGAGCAGGGAGAGTCTTTCAAAGTCGGCCTGCCCGCAGAAAGTTGCCACCTGTTTGACGCCAGGGGTCAGGCTTTTAAAAGAACCCGAGCCCCTCAATTCGATTAA
- the malF gene encoding maltose ABC transporter permease MalF, with translation MKKPGAAGAVLSGNGLKWALVALIDLALLYIVTLMYAQGEIAFALVILLLGGIGTWVFTSEKAYNFRYVYPSLMGVILFVIFPLVYTANVAFTNYGSANLLSFERVKQIHLATRYQSGDEKFTLALYQSGENYQLQLTDKNDSSRSFVSEAFPKSQEELRISASQTLEPSGDKLAMRDVIKMRSALKKLTVVLPDNRELAMTSLREFGAIAPLFTEGENGELINNQTGGVAKPDFETGYYLDENGKRMTPGFTVYVGWDNFNKVLTDPGIQGPFLKIFLWTILFSALTVVFALVVGLLLACLVQWEPLKESGVYRVLLILPYAVPAFISILIFRGLFNQNFGEINMMLEALFGISPEWFTNEYLAKSMILMVNTWLGYPYMMILCMGLLKAIPEDLYEASAIDGAGPIQNLMNITLPMIIKPLTPLLIASFAFNFNNFVLISLLTGGLPSMMDATTPAGTTDILVSYTFRIAFGAQQDYGLASAIAALIFLIVGTIAWANLKATRSVQEQ, from the coding sequence ATGAAAAAACCAGGGGCTGCCGGAGCAGTTTTATCTGGCAATGGGCTGAAGTGGGCGCTGGTAGCACTCATTGATCTGGCCCTGCTCTACATAGTGACTTTGATGTATGCCCAGGGAGAAATCGCTTTCGCTCTGGTAATCCTGCTGCTGGGTGGCATCGGCACTTGGGTGTTTACTTCTGAGAAAGCCTATAACTTCCGTTATGTTTACCCCAGTCTTATGGGCGTCATTCTGTTTGTTATTTTTCCGCTGGTTTATACAGCTAATGTCGCCTTTACCAATTACGGCTCTGCCAACCTGCTGAGCTTTGAGCGGGTTAAACAGATTCATCTGGCCACTCGTTACCAGAGCGGCGACGAAAAATTCACTCTCGCTCTCTACCAGTCCGGTGAAAACTATCAACTACAGCTGACCGATAAAAACGATAGCAGTCGTTCTTTTGTCTCCGAAGCGTTTCCAAAGAGCCAGGAAGAACTCCGCATTTCTGCCAGTCAGACGCTTGAACCTTCTGGCGATAAACTGGCCATGCGCGATGTCATCAAAATGCGCAGTGCCCTGAAAAAACTGACAGTCGTTTTACCCGATAACCGTGAACTGGCGATGACCAGCCTGCGTGAATTTGGCGCCATAGCCCCTTTATTCACCGAAGGTGAAAACGGAGAACTGATCAATAATCAGACTGGCGGTGTCGCCAAACCGGACTTTGAGACGGGTTACTATCTGGACGAGAACGGCAAGCGAATGACGCCAGGCTTTACCGTTTACGTTGGCTGGGACAATTTCAACAAAGTGCTGACCGACCCCGGCATTCAGGGGCCTTTCCTGAAAATATTCCTCTGGACCATCCTCTTTTCTGCCCTGACCGTGGTTTTCGCTCTGGTGGTTGGCCTGCTGCTGGCCTGCCTGGTGCAATGGGAGCCTCTCAAAGAGAGTGGCGTCTATCGGGTGCTTCTGATTCTTCCTTATGCGGTACCCGCTTTTATCTCCATTCTGATTTTCCGGGGACTGTTCAACCAGAATTTTGGTGAAATCAATATGATGCTGGAGGCTCTGTTCGGCATTTCTCCAGAATGGTTCACCAATGAATATCTGGCCAAAAGCATGATTCTGATGGTGAACACCTGGCTGGGTTACCCCTACATGATGATTCTCTGCATGGGTCTGCTCAAAGCCATACCAGAAGATCTCTACGAAGCATCAGCCATTGATGGCGCCGGCCCCATTCAGAACCTGATGAACATTACTCTGCCCATGATCATCAAGCCCCTGACGCCGTTGTTGATTGCCAGCTTTGCCTTCAACTTTAACAACTTTGTCCTGATTAGCCTGCTGACCGGGGGTCTGCCCAGCATGATGGATGCCACCACTCCGGCTGGCACAACCGACATTCTGGTGAGTTACACCTTCCGAATCGCCTTTGGCGCCCAACAGGACTACGGTCTGGCATCGGCCATCGCAGCACTGATCTTCCTGATTGTCGGAACAATCGCCTGGGCCAACCTGAAAGCCACCCGAAGCGTGCAGGAGCAATAA
- the malG gene encoding maltose ABC transporter permease MalG, producing MAMVQPRNLKYRVWAARLFMILFLCIILLPFLMILSVSFRSGNFATGSLIPDNPSLEHWALAFGIPWENADGSITQPTFPVLTWLWNSIKISVLTSGFILLLSTTGAYAFARLRFRFKQSLLTTMMILQMFPAVLALVAFYTLFDKLGDFIPWLGLNTHGALIVAYLGGVTMNIWLIKGYFESIDSALEESAAIDGATPWQAFRHILLPLSVPILAVVFILTFIGVIGENPVASVLLQDMDKLTLAVGSKQYLNPQNYLWGDFAAAAVLTGLPITVIFLFAQRYLVNGLTSGGVKG from the coding sequence ATGGCAATGGTTCAACCCCGAAACCTTAAGTATCGAGTATGGGCAGCGCGCCTGTTCATGATCCTGTTCCTGTGCATCATCCTGCTGCCGTTCCTGATGATCCTATCAGTGTCGTTCCGGTCCGGTAATTTTGCCACCGGCAGCCTGATCCCGGACAATCCGAGCCTGGAACACTGGGCCCTGGCCTTTGGTATTCCGTGGGAGAATGCCGATGGTTCCATTACCCAGCCTACCTTTCCGGTGCTGACCTGGCTCTGGAACTCCATCAAAATCAGTGTGCTGACCTCAGGATTTATCCTGCTACTGTCCACTACCGGTGCTTATGCTTTTGCCCGCCTGAGGTTCCGTTTCAAGCAAAGCCTGCTCACCACTATGATGATTTTGCAGATGTTTCCGGCGGTACTGGCATTGGTGGCCTTTTACACCCTTTTCGACAAGCTGGGTGATTTTATTCCCTGGCTGGGTCTGAATACCCATGGCGCATTGATTGTCGCCTATTTGGGAGGGGTTACCATGAATATCTGGCTGATTAAAGGCTACTTCGAGAGTATTGATAGCGCCCTTGAAGAATCAGCGGCTATTGATGGCGCGACACCCTGGCAGGCATTCCGACACATTCTGCTGCCCCTTTCTGTGCCCATTCTGGCAGTGGTCTTTATTCTCACCTTTATCGGCGTTATCGGCGAAAACCCCGTTGCCTCGGTATTGCTGCAGGATATGGACAAGCTGACCCTGGCAGTGGGTTCAAAACAATACCTGAACCCGCAGAACTATTTGTGGGGTGACTTTGCTGCCGCAGCGGTGCTGACAGGCCTGCCCATCACGGTAATCTTTCTGTTTGCCCAGCGTTACCTGGTGAATGGCCTGACCTCCGGCGGCGTTAAAGGCTAA
- the malE gene encoding maltose/maltodextrin ABC transporter substrate-binding protein MalE yields the protein MVKKTLAAALATTMALTLTTGTAQAFSDDELVIWVGGDKAYNGIREVGKQFEEEMGIKVKVEIPEALTDRFQQAAATGQGPDILMWAHDRYGEWASSGLLSEIHPSPDFKAGVEELGWQATSVNGKIYGYPIAMEAIGLIYNKDLIKEAPKTFEEMFALDKQLAKKGVDTIMWDQLQPYFTTPMLVSNGGYVFKETTTGYDVNNVGVNNEGAKKGAQMFSDLIEKDVLPKGVDYGVMDSSFNRGKVAMMISGPWAWSNLDKSGINYGVAPLPSIDGSASRAFVGVWAAAISNASPNEELAKEFLENYLLTIDGLKTMNNDVALGAVANKALMAELKNDPRIAATYQNAMNGLLMPNVPEMGRFWPAMEAALSNISTGREEVDAALDNAAKRILN from the coding sequence ATGGTTAAGAAGACACTCGCTGCGGCACTGGCCACGACCATGGCTTTGACGCTAACAACAGGGACTGCCCAGGCATTTTCCGACGACGAACTGGTGATCTGGGTAGGCGGTGACAAAGCCTACAACGGTATTCGTGAAGTCGGTAAACAGTTCGAAGAAGAAATGGGCATCAAGGTCAAGGTTGAGATTCCCGAGGCGCTGACCGATCGTTTTCAGCAGGCTGCGGCCACCGGCCAGGGGCCTGACATTCTGATGTGGGCTCACGATCGTTATGGTGAGTGGGCGTCTTCCGGCTTACTGTCCGAAATTCATCCTTCCCCGGATTTCAAAGCCGGTGTTGAGGAGCTTGGCTGGCAGGCCACCAGCGTCAACGGCAAGATATACGGCTATCCCATTGCTATGGAAGCCATTGGTCTGATTTATAACAAGGATCTGATTAAAGAAGCGCCAAAAACCTTTGAAGAGATGTTTGCCCTGGACAAACAGCTGGCAAAGAAAGGCGTCGATACCATCATGTGGGATCAGCTTCAGCCTTACTTCACCACGCCCATGCTGGTTTCCAATGGTGGCTACGTCTTCAAGGAAACCACCACCGGTTATGATGTCAACAATGTCGGTGTCAACAATGAAGGTGCCAAAAAAGGCGCACAAATGTTCTCTGACCTGATCGAAAAAGACGTTCTGCCAAAAGGCGTTGATTACGGGGTGATGGACTCCAGCTTCAACAGAGGCAAGGTCGCCATGATGATCAGCGGTCCGTGGGCCTGGTCCAACCTGGACAAGAGCGGCATTAATTACGGTGTAGCACCACTGCCTTCTATTGACGGTAGCGCTTCCCGGGCATTTGTCGGCGTCTGGGCCGCCGCTATCAGCAACGCTTCTCCCAACGAGGAACTTGCCAAAGAGTTTCTGGAAAACTACCTGCTGACCATTGATGGCCTGAAAACCATGAACAATGACGTCGCACTGGGTGCAGTTGCCAATAAGGCTCTGATGGCAGAGCTGAAAAATGATCCCCGCATTGCTGCCACTTACCAAAATGCAATGAACGGACTGCTGATGCCCAATGTGCCTGAGATGGGCAGGTTCTGGCCTGCCATGGAAGCCGCCCTCTCGAATATCTCTACCGGTCGTGAAGAGGTTGATGCGGCTTTGGATAACGCTGCCAAGCGAATTCTGAACTAA